From a region of the Terriglobales bacterium genome:
- a CDS encoding radical SAM protein — translation MQVTEIFRSIQGESSYAGLPCLFVRLTACNLRCSWCDSEYTFTGGRKMSLDEVEAELARLGPAQLVEITGGEPMLQEQEALELMRRLLARGHTVLLETSGERPLAAVPKEVIKIVDVKCPHSGAADTFRMENLQAVGARDEIKFVLSDRADYEFARDFTRQHKLPERVHSVIFSPAFRKDASGARDARHCLLDPRELAEWILADALPVRLGLQVHKFIWDPAKKGV, via the coding sequence ATGCAAGTGACCGAGATCTTCCGCAGCATCCAGGGCGAGTCCAGCTACGCCGGGCTGCCCTGCCTCTTCGTTCGCCTCACCGCCTGCAACCTGCGCTGCTCCTGGTGCGACAGCGAGTACACCTTCACCGGCGGCCGCAAGATGTCGCTGGACGAGGTGGAGGCGGAGCTGGCGCGCCTGGGCCCGGCCCAGCTGGTCGAGATCACCGGCGGCGAGCCCATGCTGCAGGAGCAGGAAGCCCTGGAACTGATGCGCCGCCTGCTCGCCCGCGGCCACACCGTGCTGCTCGAGACCTCGGGCGAGCGCCCCCTGGCCGCCGTCCCCAAAGAGGTGATCAAGATCGTGGACGTGAAGTGCCCGCACTCGGGCGCCGCCGACACCTTCCGCATGGAGAACCTGCAGGCGGTCGGCGCGCGCGACGAAATCAAGTTCGTGCTCAGCGACCGCGCCGACTACGAGTTCGCCCGCGACTTCACCCGCCAGCACAAGCTGCCCGAGCGCGTGCACTCGGTGATCTTCTCCCCCGCCTTCCGCAAGGATGCCAGCGGCGCGCGCGACGCCCGCCACTGCCTGCTCGATCCCCGGGAATTGGCGGAGTGGATCCTGGCCGACGCCCTGCCCGTCCGCCTCGGCCTGCAAGTGCACAAGTTCATCTGGGATCCGGCGAAGAAGGGGGTGTGA
- the queD gene encoding 6-carboxytetrahydropterin synthase QueD, with the protein MFEITVEDTFAAGHYLRDYKGKCEKPHGHNYKVRVTMHGRELDRAGLLVDFKDLREVMRGVIERLDHQMINELAPFTTVNPSAENLAKYFYEETNANLIRATNGRVKVKDVTIWETDTTTATYFE; encoded by the coding sequence ATGTTCGAGATCACCGTCGAAGACACGTTCGCCGCGGGCCACTACCTGCGTGACTACAAGGGCAAGTGCGAGAAGCCCCACGGCCACAACTACAAGGTGCGGGTCACCATGCACGGCCGCGAGCTCGACCGCGCTGGCCTGCTGGTGGACTTCAAGGACCTGCGCGAGGTCATGCGCGGCGTCATCGAGCGCCTCGACCACCAGATGATCAACGAGCTCGCGCCCTTCACTACCGTGAACCCCTCGGCGGAGAACCTGGCCAAGTATTTTTACGAAGAGACCAACGCGAACCTGATCCGGGCCACCAACGGCCGCGTCAAGGTGAAAGACGTCACCATCTGGGAGACGGACACCACCACGGCGACGTATTTCGAATGA
- a CDS encoding CPBP family intramembrane glutamic endopeptidase, producing the protein MNTTALPPTVPQRRWNWRLFWTLEIAGVLAVVALFPYALEMQGPLLKQHPLPIPLAALVPIQIVQNAILIGGFIALGMLLAPKVGLGAPLLSAWTSGQPAAPRLRATLPLSTLWGVMAAVLVVILDTRIFATHLPHIAGPEAASPAAWKAFLASFYGGIDEEILLRYGIMTLLVFIFGKIFRDAPSRPASAAFWAANLLAAVLFGLGHLPATAMLMPLTKVVVLRAVLLNGIPGVIFGFLYWKRGLESAMLSHFAADLVLHVVAPLFLGR; encoded by the coding sequence ATGAACACAACAGCGCTACCGCCGACGGTTCCGCAACGACGGTGGAATTGGCGGCTCTTCTGGACCCTTGAGATCGCCGGCGTACTCGCTGTTGTGGCCTTGTTCCCCTACGCCCTGGAGATGCAGGGGCCGCTGCTCAAGCAGCATCCTCTGCCCATTCCCCTGGCTGCGCTGGTGCCGATCCAGATCGTGCAGAACGCGATCCTGATCGGCGGGTTCATAGCCCTGGGTATGTTGCTGGCGCCCAAAGTCGGGCTCGGTGCACCGCTGCTGAGCGCGTGGACGAGCGGCCAGCCGGCGGCCCCGAGGCTGCGCGCAACCCTGCCCCTCTCCACGCTCTGGGGAGTCATGGCGGCGGTCTTGGTCGTCATCCTCGACACCAGGATCTTCGCGACGCATCTGCCGCACATCGCCGGCCCGGAAGCGGCCTCTCCCGCGGCCTGGAAGGCTTTCCTGGCGAGCTTCTACGGTGGGATTGACGAAGAGATCCTCCTGCGCTACGGCATCATGACGCTGCTCGTGTTCATCTTCGGCAAGATCTTCCGCGACGCTCCTTCGCGGCCGGCCAGCGCGGCCTTCTGGGCCGCCAACCTTCTCGCGGCGGTGCTGTTCGGTCTTGGCCACCTGCCGGCCACGGCGATGTTGATGCCGCTGACCAAGGTCGTCGTTCTGCGTGCGGTCCTCCTGAACGGCATTCCGGGCGTCATCTTCGGGTTCTTGTACTGGAAGCGCGGACTGGAATCCGCGATGCTCTCTCACTTCGCCGCCGATCTCGTCCTGCACGTCGTCGCACCGCTCTTTCTCGGACGGTAG
- a CDS encoding ATP-dependent DNA helicase, protein MPSHEPTTAAPGSLYSFFAPGGVLSKTHPAYEFRRGQLQMAEAVEQALKEKRHLVVEAGTGTGKTLAYLLPVLRSGQRVILSTGTKTLQEQLFYKDIPFLERALFPGGSGHLKVCYMKGRNNYLCRQKLYDLREQPVLSGLEEIDQFRLIAEWEQQTPTGDRAELASIPDNSLLWPKLDARAEACTGQKCPQFDRCFITEMHRRAAESDLIIVNHHLFFADLAIKQASEGAPDAGILPEAAAVIFDEAHELEDVASSYFGVSLSSLRFDDLARDVDNTLRAKKLSGPRAMQAAANLRERAAFFFSLLPAGEGRFAFDTRREFLEENGEEYLGLNNAITRLSTELRALPEKPEEVFNLMRRCEELGAHLHFLMEENPRNTVFWIERRGRGGETRRGRGAAAHVFLQATPIEVSGILRQTLFEPLQTAVLTSATLAVGGGFDYIRRRLGLDHARELVVPSHFDYEKQAMLYVPPSLPDPRTPQFGARAAECVRRLLEITRGRAFCLFTSYAQMRDVFQRLETELEYPMLLQGTAPKNALLEEFRQTPNAVLFATASFWQGVDVQGEQLSCVIIDRLPFAVPNDPVVAARVKAIDEEGGNAFYDYQVPAAVITLKQGFGRLIRSLEDRGLLALLDNRILKKQYGRVFLDSLPPYRRTADLAEVEAFFGAR, encoded by the coding sequence ATGCCTTCCCACGAACCCACCACCGCCGCCCCCGGCTCGCTCTACAGCTTTTTCGCGCCCGGGGGCGTGCTCTCGAAGACGCATCCCGCCTACGAGTTCCGCCGCGGCCAACTGCAGATGGCCGAGGCGGTGGAACAAGCGCTCAAGGAGAAGCGGCACCTGGTGGTCGAGGCCGGAACCGGCACCGGCAAGACCCTGGCCTACCTGCTGCCCGTCCTCCGCTCCGGCCAGCGCGTCATCCTCTCCACCGGCACGAAAACGCTGCAAGAGCAGCTCTTCTACAAGGACATCCCCTTCCTGGAGCGCGCGCTCTTTCCCGGCGGCAGCGGCCATCTGAAGGTCTGCTACATGAAGGGGCGCAACAACTATCTCTGCCGGCAGAAGCTCTACGACCTGCGCGAGCAGCCGGTGCTCAGCGGCCTGGAAGAGATCGACCAGTTCCGGCTGATCGCGGAGTGGGAGCAGCAGACGCCCACCGGCGACCGCGCCGAATTGGCCTCCATCCCCGACAACAGCCTGCTCTGGCCCAAGCTGGACGCGCGCGCCGAGGCCTGCACCGGGCAGAAGTGCCCGCAGTTCGACCGCTGCTTCATCACCGAGATGCACCGCCGCGCGGCGGAGAGCGACCTCATCATCGTCAACCACCACCTCTTCTTCGCCGACCTGGCCATCAAGCAGGCCTCCGAGGGCGCGCCCGACGCCGGCATCCTGCCTGAAGCCGCCGCCGTCATCTTCGACGAGGCCCATGAGCTGGAAGACGTGGCCTCCAGCTACTTCGGGGTCTCGCTCAGCAGCCTGCGCTTCGACGACCTGGCCCGCGACGTGGACAACACCCTGCGCGCCAAGAAGCTCTCCGGCCCGCGGGCGATGCAGGCCGCGGCTAACCTGCGCGAGCGCGCGGCGTTCTTCTTTTCCCTCCTGCCCGCGGGCGAAGGCCGCTTCGCCTTCGACACCCGCCGCGAGTTCCTGGAGGAAAACGGCGAAGAGTACCTGGGCCTGAACAACGCCATCACCCGGCTCTCCACCGAGCTGCGTGCCCTGCCGGAAAAGCCCGAGGAAGTCTTCAACCTCATGCGCCGCTGCGAGGAGCTGGGGGCGCATCTTCACTTCCTCATGGAAGAGAACCCGCGCAACACCGTCTTCTGGATCGAGCGGCGGGGGCGCGGAGGCGAGACAAGGCGCGGCCGCGGCGCCGCCGCCCACGTCTTCCTGCAGGCCACGCCCATCGAGGTCTCCGGCATCCTGCGGCAGACCCTCTTTGAGCCGCTGCAGACGGCGGTGCTAACCTCGGCCACGCTGGCCGTGGGTGGCGGCTTCGACTACATCCGCCGGCGCCTGGGCCTCGACCACGCCCGCGAACTGGTCGTGCCCTCGCACTTCGATTACGAGAAGCAGGCGATGCTCTACGTCCCGCCCAGCCTTCCCGACCCGCGCACCCCGCAGTTCGGTGCGCGCGCAGCCGAGTGCGTCCGCCGCCTGCTCGAGATCACTCGCGGCCGCGCCTTCTGCCTGTTCACCAGCTACGCCCAGATGCGCGACGTCTTCCAGCGCCTGGAAACCGAGCTGGAGTATCCCATGCTTCTGCAGGGCACCGCCCCCAAGAACGCCCTGCTGGAGGAGTTCCGCCAGACCCCAAACGCCGTGCTCTTCGCCACCGCCTCGTTCTGGCAGGGCGTGGACGTGCAGGGCGAGCAGTTGAGCTGCGTGATCATCGACCGCCTGCCCTTCGCCGTCCCCAACGATCCGGTGGTGGCGGCGCGGGTGAAGGCCATCGACGAGGAGGGCGGCAACGCCTTCTACGACTACCAGGTGCCGGCCGCGGTCATCACTCTGAAGCAGGGCTTCGGGCGGCTGATCCGCTCGCTCGAGGACCGCGGCCTGCTGGCCCTGCTCGACAACCGCATCCTCAAGAAGCAGTACGGCCGCGTCTTTCTCGACAGCCTGCCTCCCTACCGCCGCACCGCCGACCTGGCCGAGGTGGAAGCGTTCTTCGGCGCCCGCTGA